The Bradyrhizobium sp. CCBAU 051011 DNA segment CGTCAACGCCGAGCCATCTCTGACTGGAAACACAAAAGGCGCCCGGTTGGGGCGCCTTTTGTTTTGTCGAACGGCTGCGGCCGTTACTTCGCCGCCGGATTGGCGCCGCCCGGTTGGGCCGCCTCCAGCTTCTTGCGCTGCTCTTCGGCCCGCTTCTGCAGCTCTTCCTGCAGTTTCTTCTGGTTTTCCTCGAACTGCTTCGGATCGGTCGGCGGACCGTCATAGGCCTTGGCGAATTCGCCCGCGAGCGGCAGCGGCAACGTCAGTGGCGCACCGTTGGAATTGATCGCCTGAACAACGAGGTTCTGGCCCTTCTTCAGGCTGGCGATCAGCTCAGGGGTCGCCTCGTAGTCGGACATGCAACCGTTCTGGAAGCAGATGACGTAGGGACCCTGCATCGGCGCATTGCTATCGACGATGATCCGCGTGCCGTGGACGAGCTGCATGCCGAGCGGCAGCGTCACGCGCAGGAGCTTTTTCGGCTCGCCTTCCGGCTCGATGATGACGGCGGCGATTACGGGCTGGCCCGACTCGATGCGGCCGTCCTTGCCGGTGAAGCAAACCTGCTTGGCGCCGGCTTCCTGACCCTTGAGGCAGAACTTGGTCCAGGGAGCGTAGATCAGCTGAACCTGCTGTTCCTGCGGCGGGGTGGCTCCGGCGGCGGGGGCACCGGCCGCAGGGGCTTGCGGGGCGGGCGCGGGAGCCTTGGGAGCCGCCTTCGGAGCCGCTTTCGGCGCGGCGGGCGCCGGCGCTGGTGCCTGCGCCTGCGCACCCGACGCAATCAACGTTGCCGACAGTGCCGAGGCCGCCAACAGGGCCAACATCTGCCCACGCGGCCGGACTGACCCG contains these protein-coding regions:
- a CDS encoding invasion associated locus B family protein, giving the protein MNFRILAGSVRPRGQMLALLAASALSATLIASGAQAQAPAPAPAAPKAAPKAAPKAPAPAPQAPAAGAPAAGATPPQEQQVQLIYAPWTKFCLKGQEAGAKQVCFTGKDGRIESGQPVIAAVIIEPEGEPKKLLRVTLPLGMQLVHGTRIIVDSNAPMQGPYVICFQNGCMSDYEATPELIASLKKGQNLVVQAINSNGAPLTLPLPLAGEFAKAYDGPPTDPKQFEENQKKLQEELQKRAEEQRKKLEAAQPGGANPAAK